One stretch of Streptomyces sp. NBC_00443 DNA includes these proteins:
- a CDS encoding GTP-binding protein: protein MDSAPASDDVYLRPSVQTAVKLLIVGHFAVGKTTFVGTLSEIRPLRTEEVMTEAGALVDDLAGMRDKTTTTVALDFGRLTLNDRLVLYLFGTPGQQRFTRLWQDMTQGALGALVLADTRRLSQSFEVMGVLEEHGLPYAVALNQFHDAPAYELDEVREALDLLPETPLVRCDARDRVSSTRALIRLVEYLLTLPPSRLRSSEGTPDGHLEHA, encoded by the coding sequence ATGGACTCCGCGCCCGCCTCTGACGACGTCTACCTGCGGCCCAGCGTGCAGACCGCGGTCAAACTGCTGATCGTGGGCCACTTCGCGGTCGGCAAGACCACGTTCGTGGGCACGCTCTCCGAGATCCGGCCCCTGCGCACCGAGGAGGTCATGACCGAGGCCGGCGCCCTCGTCGACGACCTGGCGGGCATGCGAGACAAGACGACCACCACGGTCGCGCTCGACTTCGGCCGGCTCACCCTCAACGACCGCTTGGTGCTCTACCTCTTCGGCACCCCGGGCCAGCAGCGCTTCACCCGGCTGTGGCAGGACATGACCCAAGGCGCGCTCGGCGCGCTCGTCCTCGCCGACACACGCCGCCTCAGCCAGTCGTTCGAGGTGATGGGCGTGCTGGAGGAGCACGGGCTGCCGTACGCGGTCGCCCTGAACCAGTTCCACGACGCCCCCGCGTATGAGCTGGATGAGGTGCGCGAGGCCCTCGACCTGCTGCCCGAAACCCCGCTCGTCCGCTGCGACGCCCGCGACCGGGTGTCGTCCACGCGGGCACTCATCCGTCTTGTCGAGTACCTCCTGACCCTTCCGCCCTCCCGGCTTCGCTCGAGCGAGGGGACCCCCGACGGCCACCTGGAGCACGCGTGA
- a CDS encoding MFS transporter — protein sequence MSQPLAPPPGRRRAETAAILALSLAAMIVSMMQTLVVPILGLIQSSLGASSAEVSWVTTATLLSAAVFTPLLGRFGDQHGKKPTLIGVLAVMIVGSVLAATTDSLLWLIVGRVLQGAATAIFPLALSVLREEVPARRLPGAMALVSGTLAFGSGSALVTTGLLTRGEDADYHRVFWLATGLAAVTLLAVALLVPASRTKTGGRTDILGALTLGLFLVLLLLPISQGQEWGWTSARTLGSFAGAVVMAGVWSFTESRVREPMVDMRMFLHRPVLFSNLAGLFVGFGMFAQFLGVSYLAQVPRDVAGYGFGASVLRASVEYLLPSTIASLVVSQFGGVLIRRIGPRLTLALSAAMGIAGFTWLAAAHSSAPSVIGAGMAVGTAISLGYAAMPALIVAGVPPHQTGIANGINSISRSAGSAIGSALITSLLASRTIENLPAGVPPLPAESQFTLSFALAGVAFAFVLALSLVGLKREQQAPRTEHLPATEPAAATTAA from the coding sequence GTGTCACAACCCCTTGCTCCGCCGCCAGGCCGCCGCCGGGCCGAGACCGCAGCCATCCTTGCTCTGAGCCTCGCCGCGATGATCGTGTCGATGATGCAGACACTGGTGGTGCCGATCCTCGGCCTGATCCAGAGCAGCCTCGGCGCCAGTTCCGCCGAGGTCAGCTGGGTCACCACCGCGACCCTGCTCTCGGCAGCCGTCTTCACCCCGCTGCTCGGCCGCTTCGGCGACCAGCACGGCAAGAAGCCGACCCTCATCGGCGTGCTGGCGGTGATGATCGTCGGCTCGGTCCTGGCCGCCACGACCGACTCGCTGCTCTGGCTGATCGTCGGCCGCGTGCTGCAGGGCGCCGCCACCGCGATCTTCCCGCTCGCTCTGTCGGTGCTCCGCGAGGAGGTCCCGGCCCGGCGTCTGCCGGGAGCGATGGCCCTGGTCAGCGGCACCCTGGCGTTCGGCAGCGGCTCCGCACTGGTCACCACCGGTCTGCTGACCCGCGGCGAGGACGCCGACTACCACCGCGTCTTTTGGCTGGCCACCGGCCTCGCAGCGGTCACCCTGCTCGCCGTCGCACTCCTCGTGCCGGCGAGCCGCACCAAGACCGGCGGACGCACCGACATACTCGGCGCCCTCACCCTCGGCCTCTTCCTGGTTCTCCTGCTGCTGCCGATCTCCCAGGGCCAGGAGTGGGGCTGGACCTCCGCCCGTACGCTGGGCAGCTTCGCCGGAGCGGTCGTCATGGCCGGGGTCTGGAGCTTCACCGAGAGCCGGGTCCGCGAACCCATGGTCGACATGAGGATGTTCCTCCACCGCCCGGTGCTCTTCAGCAACCTCGCGGGCCTCTTCGTGGGATTCGGGATGTTCGCCCAGTTCCTCGGCGTCTCCTACCTGGCGCAGGTGCCGAGGGACGTCGCAGGCTACGGCTTCGGAGCCTCCGTTCTCCGCGCCTCCGTCGAGTACCTGCTGCCCAGCACGATCGCGTCCCTGGTCGTCTCCCAGTTCGGTGGCGTGCTGATCCGCAGGATCGGACCACGCCTCACCCTCGCTCTCAGCGCAGCGATGGGCATCGCAGGCTTCACTTGGCTGGCCGCCGCCCACTCCTCGGCCCCCTCGGTCATCGGTGCCGGCATGGCTGTCGGAACGGCCATCAGCCTCGGCTATGCCGCGATGCCCGCCCTCATCGTCGCGGGGGTGCCACCCCACCAGACCGGCATCGCCAACGGCATCAATTCCATCTCCCGGTCCGCCGGCAGCGCGATCGGCAGCGCACTGATCACCTCACTGCTCGCCTCCAGAACCATCGAGAACCTTCCGGCCGGAGTGCCCCCGCTGCCCGCCGAGAGCCAGTTCACCCTGAGCTTCGCCCTCGCCGGTGTCGCCTTCGCCTTCGTCCTGGCCCTCTCGCTGGTCGGCCTCAAGCGGGAACAGCAGGCGCCCCGTACGGAACACCTGCCCGCGACGGAGCCGGCCGCGGCCACCACCGCTGCCTGA
- a CDS encoding aldehyde dehydrogenase family protein, protein MNNPAPAQPAELLARLRATFRAGKTKPVAWRTEQLLRMRTLLTEQGETFAEALHADLGKSSTEAYRTEIDFVIREIDHTLEHLDGWLRPEPAPVPAFIGEATAWTQYDPLGVVLVIAPWNYPAQLLLAPVAGALAAGNAVVAKPSELAPATSAALARLVPQYLDTDAVAVVEGGVAETTALLEQRFDHILYTGNGTVGRVVMAAAARHLTPVTLELGGKSPAFVDRGTDLGTVAARLAAGKFLNAGQTCVAPDYVLTDPETARALEVALAKAIEGLYGSDPAASPQYGRIVNERHFDRLTALLDSGRQITGGAHDRETKYIAPTVLAEVSPDAPVMQEEIFGPILPIVEVAGLDGAIDFINDREKPLALYAFTESDTTRERLAAETSSGGLGFGLPLAHLTISDLPFGGVGESGMGSYHGRYSIETFSHRKAVLAKPLS, encoded by the coding sequence ATGAACAACCCCGCGCCCGCCCAGCCCGCCGAGCTCCTCGCCCGGCTGCGTGCCACCTTCCGCGCCGGCAAGACCAAGCCCGTGGCCTGGCGCACCGAGCAGTTGCTCCGGATGCGTACCCTGCTCACCGAGCAGGGGGAGACATTCGCCGAGGCGCTCCACGCCGACCTGGGAAAGAGCTCCACCGAGGCCTACCGCACGGAGATCGACTTCGTCATACGCGAGATCGACCACACTCTGGAGCATCTCGACGGGTGGCTGCGCCCCGAACCGGCCCCCGTCCCCGCGTTCATCGGCGAGGCGACGGCCTGGACGCAGTACGACCCCCTGGGCGTCGTACTGGTCATCGCCCCCTGGAACTACCCGGCTCAGCTGCTGCTGGCCCCGGTGGCCGGTGCCCTGGCCGCGGGCAACGCGGTGGTCGCCAAGCCCAGCGAACTGGCCCCGGCCACCTCCGCCGCCCTCGCCCGCCTCGTGCCGCAGTACCTCGACACCGACGCGGTCGCCGTGGTCGAAGGCGGGGTTGCGGAGACCACCGCCCTGCTCGAGCAGCGCTTCGACCACATCCTCTACACCGGCAATGGCACGGTCGGCCGCGTCGTGATGGCCGCGGCCGCCCGGCACCTCACGCCCGTCACTCTCGAACTGGGCGGCAAGTCCCCGGCGTTCGTGGACCGGGGCACCGACCTGGGCACCGTCGCCGCCCGCCTCGCGGCCGGGAAGTTCCTCAACGCCGGGCAGACCTGCGTCGCGCCCGACTATGTCCTCACCGACCCCGAGACCGCACGCGCTCTGGAAGTCGCCCTGGCCAAGGCCATCGAGGGGCTGTACGGGTCCGACCCCGCCGCCTCCCCGCAGTACGGCCGTATCGTCAACGAACGCCACTTCGACCGGCTGACCGCTCTCCTCGACTCCGGCCGTCAGATCACCGGCGGCGCGCACGACCGTGAGACGAAGTACATCGCGCCGACCGTCCTGGCCGAGGTGTCACCGGACGCGCCTGTCATGCAGGAAGAAATCTTCGGCCCGATCCTCCCGATCGTCGAGGTGGCCGGGCTCGACGGGGCCATCGACTTCATCAACGACCGCGAAAAGCCTCTCGCCCTCTACGCGTTCACCGAATCGGACACCACCCGGGAGCGACTCGCCGCCGAAACCTCCTCCGGCGGCCTCGGGTTCGGCCTGCCACTGGCCCATCTCACCATCTCCGACCTGCCGTTCGGCGGAGTCGGCGAAAGCGGCATGGGCAGCTACCACGGCCGCTACTCCATCGAGACCTTCAGCCACCGCAAAGCCGTCCTCGCCAAGCCCCTCAGCTGA
- a CDS encoding roadblock/LC7 domain-containing protein has product MTGPTNNTLGWMLDEVLKVPQARHAILLSADGMLRAFSKEIDRDDAERLAAGLSGVQSISRSTAEFCGTPHTPWRQTMIEFAHGYVFLVAAGEGAYLAVSTGEDVDMEAVTYRMHKLVDRLGKELTSPARQDTGSPA; this is encoded by the coding sequence ATGACCGGGCCCACCAACAACACATTGGGCTGGATGCTGGACGAGGTGCTGAAGGTTCCGCAGGCGCGTCACGCGATCCTGCTCTCCGCCGACGGCATGCTCCGCGCCTTCTCCAAGGAGATCGACCGGGACGACGCCGAACGGCTGGCCGCGGGCCTGTCCGGCGTCCAGTCGATCAGCCGCAGCACGGCCGAGTTCTGCGGCACCCCGCACACCCCGTGGCGGCAGACCATGATCGAGTTCGCGCACGGCTACGTCTTCCTGGTCGCCGCCGGCGAGGGCGCCTACCTCGCGGTCTCCACCGGCGAGGACGTCGACATGGAGGCGGTCACCTACCGCATGCACAAACTCGTCGACCGGCTCGGCAAGGAGCTGACCAGCCCCGCCCGGCAGGACACCGGCAGCCCGGCATGA
- a CDS encoding cytochrome P450 family protein, protein MGHPRPLVIDPTGRDIHGEAARIRDLGPVSPVELPDGVQAWAVSSPDLLKRLLTDPRVSKDPRRHWPQWINGEISPEWPLFTWVAVQNMFTAYGGEHKRLRALVSKAFTARRTSALRPRVEEIAATLLDGVEAAGRHGQIVDLREEFCYPLPIQVIGELLGLPEEQGAELRAVVDGVFHTSATPEEVTDNYARFYAALGELVALKRRSPGDDLTSALIAARDDGDNRLSEQELLDTLVLMISAGHETTVNLIDNAIHLLLTHPDQLTHVRSGRVSWEDVVEEALRVEAPVASLPLRYAVDDLVMSEFGGPDGVVIGKGEAILAVYAAAGRHPGKYGEDADRFDVTRIDKEHLAFGHGVHFCLGAPLGRLEAHIALRALFDRFPGLRLAVSQAELEPVDSFISNGHRALPVRLS, encoded by the coding sequence ATGGGACACCCCCGCCCCTTAGTGATCGACCCGACCGGCCGCGACATCCACGGCGAGGCCGCCCGGATACGCGACCTCGGACCGGTGAGCCCCGTCGAACTGCCCGACGGCGTCCAGGCATGGGCCGTCAGCAGTCCCGACCTCCTCAAGCGCCTGCTCACCGACCCACGCGTCTCCAAGGACCCGCGCCGGCACTGGCCCCAGTGGATCAACGGTGAGATCTCTCCGGAATGGCCGCTGTTCACCTGGGTCGCGGTGCAGAACATGTTCACCGCCTACGGAGGCGAGCACAAACGGCTGCGCGCCCTGGTCTCCAAGGCGTTCACCGCACGCCGCACCTCGGCGCTCCGACCCCGTGTCGAGGAGATCGCCGCGACCCTGCTGGACGGGGTCGAGGCAGCCGGCCGGCACGGCCAAATCGTTGATCTGCGCGAGGAGTTCTGCTACCCGCTGCCGATCCAGGTGATCGGCGAGCTCCTCGGCCTGCCCGAGGAACAGGGCGCGGAGCTACGGGCCGTCGTGGACGGCGTCTTCCACACCTCCGCCACCCCGGAGGAAGTCACCGACAACTACGCACGGTTCTACGCGGCACTGGGTGAACTCGTCGCCCTCAAGCGGCGGTCGCCGGGCGACGACCTGACCTCGGCACTCATCGCGGCCCGCGACGACGGCGACAACCGACTGAGCGAGCAGGAACTGCTCGACACCCTGGTGCTCATGATCAGCGCCGGCCACGAGACCACCGTCAACCTGATCGACAACGCCATCCACCTCCTGCTGACCCATCCGGACCAGCTCACCCACGTCCGCTCGGGCCGCGTGTCCTGGGAGGACGTGGTCGAGGAGGCGCTGCGCGTGGAGGCGCCCGTCGCCAGCCTGCCGCTGCGGTACGCCGTCGACGACCTCGTGATGAGCGAGTTCGGCGGCCCGGACGGGGTGGTGATCGGCAAGGGCGAGGCCATCCTCGCCGTGTACGCGGCCGCCGGACGTCACCCCGGGAAGTACGGCGAGGACGCCGACCGCTTCGACGTCACCCGCATCGACAAGGAACACCTCGCCTTCGGCCACGGCGTGCACTTCTGCCTGGGCGCACCGCTGGGGCGGCTCGAGGCCCACATCGCGCTACGGGCGCTCTTCGACCGCTTCCCCGGACTCCGACTGGCCGTGTCCCAGGCCGAGTTGGAGCCGGTCGACTCCTTCATCTCCAACGGCCACCGTGCCCTTCCGGTACGCCTGTCCTGA
- a CDS encoding cytochrome P450, which yields MTSVPPVPPPGCPAHESLYGPEFAADPAAVYRRLRDIGPIAPVELAPGVRASLVVGYDAALHVLRSTETFSKDPRRWKDLAEGTVPMDSPVVPMMMYRPNALWTDGAEHRRLRGAITDSLARVAPATLRGHVEASADTLIDRIAPAGRADLLGEYAQVLPLLVFNRLFGCPADYGERLVQGMSGIFDGVDAEKANELLATTLLDLVALKRRRPGPDVTSWLMDHPAGLTDEEMVHTLVLLMGAGTEPQQNLIANSLRLLLSDDRFAGSLAGGSLPVEDALDEVLWTDPPMANYAVHYPIHDVIHDGVVLRAGHPLVVSLAAANTDPSLRTDQRAGNRAHLAWSAGPHNCPAQSPARLIAAVAVEKLLDRLPDVELAVPAEVLAWRPGPFHRALVALPVTFPPATVTPSSVGDAPPVEGDAPTPRPSVVPDASGVRRGWAAWLLAWWRGE from the coding sequence GTGACCTCCGTACCGCCTGTACCGCCGCCTGGCTGTCCCGCGCACGAGTCCCTCTACGGTCCCGAGTTCGCCGCCGACCCGGCAGCCGTCTACCGGCGGCTGCGCGACATCGGCCCCATCGCGCCGGTCGAGCTCGCGCCCGGCGTGCGGGCCTCGCTCGTCGTCGGATACGACGCCGCCCTGCACGTGCTGCGCAGCACCGAGACCTTCTCCAAGGACCCCCGCCGCTGGAAGGACCTCGCGGAGGGTACCGTCCCCATGGACAGTCCGGTCGTGCCGATGATGATGTACCGGCCGAACGCGCTGTGGACCGACGGCGCGGAACACCGCAGGCTGCGCGGCGCGATCACGGACAGCCTGGCCCGGGTGGCCCCCGCCACCCTGCGCGGCCACGTCGAGGCGAGCGCGGACACACTCATCGACCGCATCGCCCCGGCCGGGCGGGCCGATCTGCTCGGCGAGTACGCCCAGGTGCTTCCCCTGCTGGTGTTCAACCGTCTGTTCGGCTGCCCGGCCGACTACGGTGAGCGGCTGGTACAGGGGATGTCCGGGATCTTCGACGGAGTGGACGCAGAGAAGGCGAACGAACTGCTCGCGACGACGCTGTTGGACCTCGTCGCGCTGAAGCGCCGGCGGCCCGGGCCGGATGTGACGTCCTGGCTCATGGACCATCCCGCCGGGCTTACGGATGAAGAGATGGTGCACACCCTTGTCCTGCTCATGGGCGCGGGCACCGAGCCCCAGCAGAACCTGATCGCCAACAGCCTGCGGCTGCTGCTGTCCGACGACCGGTTCGCGGGCAGCCTCGCGGGCGGCAGTCTGCCGGTGGAGGACGCCCTCGACGAGGTGTTGTGGACCGACCCGCCCATGGCCAACTATGCCGTGCACTACCCGATTCATGACGTCATCCACGACGGGGTGGTGCTGCGGGCGGGGCACCCGCTCGTGGTCAGTCTCGCCGCGGCGAACACCGATCCCTCCCTGAGGACGGATCAGCGGGCGGGCAACCGCGCCCACTTGGCGTGGAGCGCGGGCCCGCACAACTGTCCGGCGCAGAGTCCGGCCCGGCTGATCGCGGCGGTGGCGGTGGAGAAGCTGCTCGATCGCCTCCCCGACGTCGAACTCGCCGTACCGGCCGAGGTGTTGGCTTGGCGACCGGGTCCTTTCCACCGCGCGCTGGTTGCGCTGCCGGTGACGTTCCCGCCGGCCACCGTCACCCCGTCCAGCGTCGGCGACGCGCCGCCCGTGGAGGGCGACGCGCCGACGCCCCGGCCGTCTGTGGTGCCCGACGCCAGTGGCGTGCGGCGCGGATGGGCCGCCTGGCTGCTGGCGTGGTGGCGCGGCGAGTGA
- a CDS encoding NADP-dependent oxidoreductase has translation MKSITYRTYGGPEVLEYGDVPNPKLGVDTVLVRVKAASVNPVDWKIQAGYLDAVMDAVFPVIPGWDVAGVVEETGAGVTEFAPGDEVIGYVREDFVSRGTFAEYVAAPVRTLARKPANLSFEEAAGLPLAGLTAYQALTRSLHVRSGDTVLVHAAAGGVGSLAVQIARSLGARVIGTASEYNHSYLRGLGAEPVAYGEGLTGRVHALAPQGVDAVLDLVGGDALKVSPGLLAEGGRLASAVDGAVLGLGGGYVFVRPDARDLEALTELAERGELRVDVAAVFPLEQAADAQRLNREGHTRGKVVIAVA, from the coding sequence ATGAAATCCATCACCTACCGCACCTACGGCGGCCCGGAGGTCCTGGAGTACGGCGATGTGCCGAACCCGAAGCTCGGCGTGGACACCGTGCTCGTCCGCGTGAAGGCCGCGTCCGTCAACCCGGTCGACTGGAAGATCCAGGCGGGGTACCTGGACGCCGTCATGGACGCCGTCTTCCCCGTCATCCCCGGCTGGGATGTGGCGGGCGTCGTCGAGGAGACCGGCGCCGGGGTCACCGAGTTCGCTCCGGGCGACGAGGTGATCGGCTACGTCCGTGAGGACTTCGTCTCCCGCGGGACCTTCGCCGAGTACGTCGCCGCCCCGGTCCGTACGCTCGCCCGCAAGCCCGCCAACCTCTCCTTCGAGGAGGCCGCCGGCCTCCCGCTGGCCGGCCTCACCGCCTACCAGGCGCTGACTCGATCCCTGCACGTGCGGTCCGGCGACACCGTGCTGGTGCACGCCGCGGCGGGCGGCGTCGGCTCTCTGGCCGTACAGATCGCCAGGTCGCTCGGCGCCCGGGTCATCGGCACCGCCAGTGAGTACAACCACTCCTACCTGCGCGGGCTGGGGGCGGAGCCGGTCGCCTACGGCGAGGGCCTCACCGGCCGCGTCCACGCCCTCGCGCCGCAGGGCGTGGACGCCGTCCTCGACCTCGTCGGCGGGGACGCCCTGAAGGTCTCGCCGGGGCTGCTCGCCGAGGGCGGCCGCCTGGCCTCGGCTGTGGACGGCGCTGTGCTCGGCCTCGGCGGCGGGTACGTCTTCGTGCGACCCGACGCCAGGGACCTGGAGGCTCTCACCGAGCTCGCCGAGCGCGGGGAGCTGCGGGTGGACGTGGCCGCAGTGTTCCCCCTCGAGCAGGCCGCCGACGCCCAGCGCCTCAACCGCGAGGGCCATACCCGCGGCAAGGTCGTCATCGCCGTCGCCTGA
- a CDS encoding DUF742 domain-containing protein, with amino-acid sequence MTPRRRPTDRLVRSYVVTDGRAHPTRNTLDLVTLLIATDDLPLTGLNPEKRRLMELCRPGALSVAEVAGHLSLPVGVAKVLIADLMDSGHIVTRAPIPAARPTDARILQEVLDGLRARL; translated from the coding sequence ATGACACCCCGGCGCCGTCCCACAGACCGGCTGGTGCGGTCGTACGTCGTCACGGACGGCCGCGCCCACCCGACCCGTAACACCCTGGACCTGGTCACGCTGCTGATCGCGACCGACGATCTGCCGTTGACCGGACTCAACCCGGAAAAGCGCAGGCTCATGGAGCTGTGCCGGCCCGGAGCCCTGTCCGTCGCCGAGGTGGCCGGCCATCTGTCGCTGCCGGTCGGCGTGGCCAAAGTGCTGATCGCCGATCTCATGGACAGCGGCCACATCGTCACCCGCGCGCCGATCCCCGCCGCCCGGCCGACCGACGCCCGAATCCTCCAGGAGGTGCTCGATGGACTCCGCGCCCGCCTCTGA
- a CDS encoding helix-turn-helix domain-containing protein, translated as MPTGSYVVETTRTAKVEAREQTDLWSERVAAYQTRLDYRYARAEVFRGEMIRQRSDSYQVVTWHSDQIEYVRTPGLIRQMPDPDYRLLFPLAGELLLRQDDQEVRLTPGTGSLLTLGAPFELLHGASLRGVIMSIPAQEIDGPLNRKASLATGLDLAKGLGHVVHSMVRGLNAERGHLTTSQFDAVCDRVVELLCMLACGDDRPDAPGHLTEVEAMVRRHVRDHAAEPDLSGASMARALGWSLRQIQLALQHVGTTPRDLIREERLRLVRERLLRADCEHMTITDLAYASGFSSASAMSTAFRRRFGVSPREMRSKAR; from the coding sequence TTGCCCACGGGAAGCTACGTCGTGGAGACGACGAGGACCGCCAAGGTCGAGGCACGCGAGCAGACCGATCTGTGGAGTGAGCGCGTCGCGGCGTACCAGACCAGGCTGGACTACAGGTACGCGCGCGCCGAAGTGTTCCGCGGCGAGATGATCCGGCAGCGCAGCGACAGCTACCAGGTGGTCACCTGGCACAGCGACCAGATCGAGTACGTCCGCACACCGGGTCTGATCCGCCAGATGCCCGACCCCGACTACCGGCTCCTCTTCCCGCTGGCCGGCGAACTGTTACTACGGCAGGACGACCAGGAGGTGCGGTTGACGCCAGGCACGGGCAGCCTGCTCACACTCGGTGCGCCCTTCGAGCTCCTGCACGGTGCGTCCCTGCGCGGTGTCATCATGTCGATCCCGGCTCAGGAGATCGACGGCCCGCTGAACCGGAAGGCATCGCTGGCCACAGGGCTCGATCTGGCCAAGGGGCTGGGTCACGTGGTGCACTCCATGGTGCGCGGTCTGAACGCCGAACGCGGCCACCTCACCACCTCACAGTTCGACGCCGTCTGCGATCGCGTAGTCGAGCTGCTGTGCATGCTCGCCTGCGGCGACGACCGCCCCGACGCCCCGGGCCATCTGACCGAGGTGGAGGCGATGGTCCGCCGCCACGTGCGCGATCACGCGGCCGAACCCGACCTGTCCGGCGCCTCCATGGCCCGCGCCCTCGGCTGGTCCCTCCGGCAAATCCAGCTCGCGCTCCAGCACGTGGGCACCACCCCCCGCGACCTGATCCGCGAGGAGCGCCTGCGTCTGGTCCGCGAGCGTCTCCTGCGCGCCGACTGCGAGCACATGACGATCACGGACCTGGCGTACGCGTCGGGCTTCTCCTCGGCGAGCGCTATGAGCACGGCCTTCCGACGACGCTTCGGGGTGAGCCCCCGGGAGATGCGTTCCAAGGCCCGCTGA
- a CDS encoding type 1 glutamine amidotransferase domain-containing protein: protein MTAILFIVTGTDRWTLADGTPHPTGYWAEELATPHRLFREAGFDVTIATPDGVAPTVDAVSLAAASIGGKEQADAIAAYLAAIRADLENPVKLEEVDLDAYAAVLYPGGHGPMEDLVVNADSGRLLTAALDSGKPLAVLCHAPAALLAARREDGSWPFAGYRMTGFTNTEETTAGFADRAKWLLQDRLVELGADFQAAAPFSEHVVADRNLHTGQNPASSEQLARNVIDTLNHG from the coding sequence GTGACCGCAATTCTGTTCATCGTCACAGGCACCGACCGCTGGACGCTCGCCGACGGCACCCCGCATCCCACCGGCTACTGGGCCGAGGAACTCGCCACGCCACACCGGCTGTTCCGCGAGGCCGGGTTCGATGTCACCATCGCCACCCCCGACGGCGTGGCTCCGACCGTCGACGCCGTCAGCCTCGCCGCCGCGTCCATCGGCGGCAAGGAGCAGGCCGACGCCATCGCCGCGTACCTGGCTGCCATCCGCGCCGACCTGGAGAACCCGGTGAAGCTCGAGGAGGTCGACCTCGACGCGTACGCCGCTGTCCTCTACCCCGGTGGCCACGGCCCCATGGAGGACCTCGTCGTCAACGCCGACTCCGGTCGCCTGCTCACCGCGGCACTGGACTCCGGCAAGCCGCTCGCGGTGCTGTGCCACGCCCCGGCGGCCCTGCTCGCCGCCCGGCGCGAGGACGGCAGCTGGCCGTTTGCCGGTTACCGCATGACCGGCTTCACCAACACCGAGGAGACCACGGCCGGCTTCGCCGACAGGGCCAAGTGGCTGCTCCAGGACCGCCTGGTGGAACTGGGTGCCGATTTCCAGGCCGCGGCCCCGTTCAGCGAGCACGTCGTGGCGGACCGCAATCTGCACACCGGTCAGAACCCCGCCTCCTCCGAGCAGCTCGCCCGGAACGTCATCGACACCCTGAACCACGGCTGA
- a CDS encoding MarR family winged helix-turn-helix transcriptional regulator, with translation MAHTTAPPADGSAAQDSDPAHDALMERLARAAAGYYRDLTAAAAMHGLTMTQAKMLILLRQQPLPMRALAGRLACDASNITGLVDRLEARGLVSRHADAADRRIKNVVATEEGREAVRLIRADMRATSAAFARLDEEGRRSLYELLGRLHPEETT, from the coding sequence ATGGCCCACACCACCGCTCCGCCCGCCGACGGCTCCGCCGCACAGGACAGCGATCCTGCCCACGACGCGCTCATGGAGCGCCTGGCGCGGGCCGCCGCCGGTTACTACCGGGACCTGACAGCGGCGGCCGCCATGCACGGGCTCACCATGACGCAGGCCAAAATGCTCATCCTGCTTCGGCAGCAACCGCTGCCCATGCGCGCCCTCGCAGGACGGCTCGCCTGCGACGCCTCCAACATCACCGGCCTCGTGGACCGGCTGGAGGCGCGTGGACTGGTCTCCAGACACGCCGACGCGGCCGATCGGCGGATCAAGAACGTGGTCGCCACCGAAGAGGGAAGGGAGGCAGTCCGCCTCATCCGCGCCGACATGCGGGCCACCTCGGCGGCCTTTGCACGTCTGGACGAAGAGGGCCGCCGCAGTCTCTACGAGCTACTGGGGCGCCTGCACCCCGAGGAGACAACCTGA